A genome region from Bemisia tabaci chromosome 3, PGI_BMITA_v3 includes the following:
- the LOC109031095 gene encoding uncharacterized protein, translating into MKCVVFFCCLAVATAFALRPLLTESSQNEDDFIRNQLEEAFSVRGPTAQHAIIRQLFQTLEWHYRKQLAASRKELAALGKDLAAVRDENKVLRNRIALLEKEVSFVMNRTMIELLEKRLLKGIPSKRTAEYKNLPEKVYQWKYVLDRENKTFPIVTSDDFRIILESLKNRTTFPKTFLDFGTCMREIYQELCEDMQSRMFALFRGLPYGFSVPVKKSCSPVVSIIDDIFAIENVQLFKRKVSV; encoded by the exons aTGAAGTGTGTCGTGTTCTTTTGCTGCTTAGCAGTAGCAACAGCTTTTGCGCTGCGACCGCTTTTAACT GAATCAAGCCAAAATGAGGACGACTTTATTAGAAATCAACTTGAAGAGGCTTTTTCAGTAAGAGGTCCCACAGCCCAACACGCAATAATTAGACAGTTATTCCAAACACTGGAATGGCATTATCGCAAACAGCTTGCCGCCAGTCGGAAAGAGCTTGCCGCCCTAGGAAAAGATCTTGCCGCCGTAAGAGATGAAAACAAAGTTCTCAGAAACCGAATA GCTTTGTTGGAAAAAGAGGTGAGTTTTGTAATGAACAGAACAATGATTGAACTATTAGAAAAACGCCTCCTTAAAGGTATTCCCAGTAAGAGGACTGCTGAATATAAGAACCTACCCGAAAAAGTATACCAGTGGAAGTATGTGCTGGATCGGGAAAACAAAACATTTCCAATTGTGACATCAGACGACTTTAGAATAATATTAGAAAGTCTTAAGAATCGAACAACgtttcctaaaacatttttgGACTTTGGAACATGTATGAGAGAAATATATCAAGAATTATGTGAAGACATGCAGAGTCGCATGTTTGCGCTCTTCAGGGGCTTGCCGTATGGTTTCTCTGTTCCAGTGAAAAAATCCTGCTCACCAGTAGTGAGCATAATTGATGATATTTTCGCCATAGAAAATGTGCAATTGTTTAAACGTAAAGTTTCTGTATAa